From the Pungitius pungitius chromosome 6, fPunPun2.1, whole genome shotgun sequence genome, one window contains:
- the LOC119196656 gene encoding suppressor of tumorigenicity 7 protein homolog isoform X4, whose amino-acid sequence MFGTESSLSMFLNTLTPKFYVALTGTSSLISGLILIFEWWYFRKYGTSFIEQVSVSHLRPLLGGVDSSTPSSANTSNGEADSSRQSVSECKVWRNPLNLFRGAEYNRYTWVTGREPLTYYDMNLSAQDHQTFFTCDSDHLRPADAIMQKAWRERNPQARISAAHEALELEDCATAFILLAEEEATTIMEAERLFKQALKAGDVCYRRSQQLQHHGTQYEAQHRRDTNVLVYIKRRLAMCSRKLGRTREAVKMMRDLCVFQLMKEFPLLSMFNIHENLLESLLELQNYADVQAVLAKYDDISLPKSATICYTAALLKARAVSDKFSPEAASRRGLSTAEMNAVEAIHRAVEFNPHVPKYLLEMKSLILPPEHILKRGDSEAIAYAFFHLQHWKRVEGALNLLHCTWEGTFRMIPYPLEKGHLFYPYPICTETADRELLPMFHEVSVYPKKELPFFILFTAGLCSFTAMLALLTHQFPELMGVFAKAFLSTLFAPLNFIMEKVESILPSSLWHQLTRI is encoded by the exons ATGTTCGGCACAGAGTCCTCAT TAAGCATGTTCCTCAACACTCTGACGCCCAAGTTCTACGTGGCTCTGACGGGAACCTCCTCCCTCATCTCAGGACTCATATTG ATATTTGAGTGGTGGTATTTCAGGAAGTATGGGACCTCCTTCATAGAGCAGGTGTCTGTGAGCCACctgcgccccctgctgggcggGGTGGACAGCAGCACCCCCAGCAGCGCCAACACCAGCAACGGGGAGGCCGATTCCAGCCGACAGAGCGTGTCCG AATGTAAAGTGTGGAGAAATCCTCTGAATTTATTCCGTGGAGCCGAATACAATCG GTACACGTGGGTGACGGGTCGAGAGCCGCTGACCTACTACGACATGAACCTCTCGGCACAAGACCACCAGACCTTCTTCACCTGCGACTCGGACCACCTGCGGCCCGCCGACGCCA TCATGCAGAAGGCCTGGAGAGAGAGGAACCCGCAGGCTCGCATCTCCGCCGCCCACGAGGctctggagctggagga ctgtgcCACGGCGTTCATCCTGCTGGCGGAGGAAGAGGCCACGACCATCATGGAGGCCGAGCGTCTCTTCAAGCAGGCGCTGAAGGCCGGAGACGTTTGCTACCGCCGcagccagcagctgcagcaccacGGCACGCAGTACGAGGCCCAgcaca GAAGAGACACCAACGTGTTGGTATACATAAAGAGGAGACTGGCCATGTGCTCCAGAAAGCTGGGCCGCACACGAGAAGCTGTTAAAATGATGAGAGat ttgtgtgttttccagTTAATGAAGGAGTTCCCTCTCCTCAGTATGTTCAACATCCACGAGAACCTGCTGGAGTCACTGCTGGAGCTCCAGAACTACGCCGACGTCCAGGCCGTTCTGGCCAAGTACGACG ATATTAGCTTACCCAAATCCGCCACCATCTGCTACACAGCCGCCCTGCTCAAAGCCAGAGCGGTGTCAGACAA attctCTCCAGAAGCAGCATCCAGACGGGGGCTGAGCACAGCAGAGATGAACGCAGTAGAAGCCATCCACAGAGCGGTGGAGTTCAACCCCCACGTGCCCaaa taTCTGCTGGAGATGAAGAGTCTGATTCTTCCTCCAGAACACATCCTGAAGAGGGGAGACAGCGAGGCCATCGCCTACGCCTTCTTCCACCTGCAGCACTggaagagggtggagggggcgCTCAACCTGCTGCACTGCACCTGGGAGGGCA cgttcAGAATGATCCCGTATCCTCTGGAGAAAGGTCACCTGTTCTATCCGTACCCCATCTGCACAGAGACAGCAGACAGGGAGCTGCTACCCA TGTTTCACGAGGTGTCGGTCTACCCCAAGAAGGAGCTgcccttcttcatcctcttcacagcCGGACTCTGCTCCTTCACCGCCATGCTGGCTCTGCTCACACACCAGTTCCCCGAGCTCATGGGAGTGTTCGCCAAAGCT tTCCTCAGCACGCTGTTCGCTCCTCTCAACTTCATcatggagaaggtggagagcaTCCTGCCGTCCAGCCTCTGGCACCAACTGACCCGCATCTGA
- the LOC119196656 gene encoding suppressor of tumorigenicity 7 protein homolog isoform X1 has protein sequence MFGTESSLSMFLNTLTPKFYVALTGTSSLISGLILIFEWWYFRKYGTSFIEQVSVSHLRPLLGGVDSSTPSSANTSNGEADSSRQSVSECKVWRNPLNLFRGAEYNRYTWVTGREPLTYYDMNLSAQDHQTFFTCDSDHLRPADAIMQKAWRERNPQARISAAHEALELEDCATAFILLAEEEATTIMEAERLFKQALKAGDVCYRRSQQLQHHGTQYEAQHRRDTNVLVYIKRRLAMCSRKLGRTREAVKMMRDLCVFQLMKEFPLLSMFNIHENLLESLLELQNYADVQAVLAKYDDISLPKSATICYTAALLKARAVSDKFSPEAASRRGLSTAEMNAVEAIHRAVEFNPHVPKYLLEMKSLILPPEHILKRGDSEAIAYAFFHLQHWKRVEGALNLLHCTWEGSESFRMIPYPLEKGHLFYPYPICTETADRELLPTVFHEVSVYPKKELPFFILFTAGLCSFTAMLALLTHQFPELMGVFAKAFLSTLFAPLNFIMEKVESILPSSLWHQLTRI, from the exons ATGTTCGGCACAGAGTCCTCAT TAAGCATGTTCCTCAACACTCTGACGCCCAAGTTCTACGTGGCTCTGACGGGAACCTCCTCCCTCATCTCAGGACTCATATTG ATATTTGAGTGGTGGTATTTCAGGAAGTATGGGACCTCCTTCATAGAGCAGGTGTCTGTGAGCCACctgcgccccctgctgggcggGGTGGACAGCAGCACCCCCAGCAGCGCCAACACCAGCAACGGGGAGGCCGATTCCAGCCGACAGAGCGTGTCCG AATGTAAAGTGTGGAGAAATCCTCTGAATTTATTCCGTGGAGCCGAATACAATCG GTACACGTGGGTGACGGGTCGAGAGCCGCTGACCTACTACGACATGAACCTCTCGGCACAAGACCACCAGACCTTCTTCACCTGCGACTCGGACCACCTGCGGCCCGCCGACGCCA TCATGCAGAAGGCCTGGAGAGAGAGGAACCCGCAGGCTCGCATCTCCGCCGCCCACGAGGctctggagctggagga ctgtgcCACGGCGTTCATCCTGCTGGCGGAGGAAGAGGCCACGACCATCATGGAGGCCGAGCGTCTCTTCAAGCAGGCGCTGAAGGCCGGAGACGTTTGCTACCGCCGcagccagcagctgcagcaccacGGCACGCAGTACGAGGCCCAgcaca GAAGAGACACCAACGTGTTGGTATACATAAAGAGGAGACTGGCCATGTGCTCCAGAAAGCTGGGCCGCACACGAGAAGCTGTTAAAATGATGAGAGat ttgtgtgttttccagTTAATGAAGGAGTTCCCTCTCCTCAGTATGTTCAACATCCACGAGAACCTGCTGGAGTCACTGCTGGAGCTCCAGAACTACGCCGACGTCCAGGCCGTTCTGGCCAAGTACGACG ATATTAGCTTACCCAAATCCGCCACCATCTGCTACACAGCCGCCCTGCTCAAAGCCAGAGCGGTGTCAGACAA attctCTCCAGAAGCAGCATCCAGACGGGGGCTGAGCACAGCAGAGATGAACGCAGTAGAAGCCATCCACAGAGCGGTGGAGTTCAACCCCCACGTGCCCaaa taTCTGCTGGAGATGAAGAGTCTGATTCTTCCTCCAGAACACATCCTGAAGAGGGGAGACAGCGAGGCCATCGCCTACGCCTTCTTCCACCTGCAGCACTggaagagggtggagggggcgCTCAACCTGCTGCACTGCACCTGGGAGGGCAGtgagt cgttcAGAATGATCCCGTATCCTCTGGAGAAAGGTCACCTGTTCTATCCGTACCCCATCTGCACAGAGACAGCAGACAGGGAGCTGCTACCCA CAGTGTTTCACGAGGTGTCGGTCTACCCCAAGAAGGAGCTgcccttcttcatcctcttcacagcCGGACTCTGCTCCTTCACCGCCATGCTGGCTCTGCTCACACACCAGTTCCCCGAGCTCATGGGAGTGTTCGCCAAAGCT tTCCTCAGCACGCTGTTCGCTCCTCTCAACTTCATcatggagaaggtggagagcaTCCTGCCGTCCAGCCTCTGGCACCAACTGACCCGCATCTGA
- the LOC119196656 gene encoding suppressor of tumorigenicity 7 protein homolog isoform X5 — translation MFGTESSLSMFLNTLTPKFYVALTGTSSLISGLILIFEWWYFRKYGTSFIEQVSVSHLRPLLGGVDSSTPSSANTSNGEADSSRQSVSECKVWRNPLNLFRGAEYNRYTWVTGREPLTYYDMNLSAQDHQTFFTCDSDHLRPADAIMQKAWRERNPQARISAAHEALELEDCATAFILLAEEEATTIMEAERLFKQALKAGDVCYRRSQQLQHHGTQYEAQHRRDTNVLVYIKRRLAMCSRKLGRTREAVKMMRDLMKEFPLLSMFNIHENLLESLLELQNYADVQAVLAKYDDISLPKSATICYTAALLKARAVSDKFSPEAASRRGLSTAEMNAVEAIHRAVEFNPHVPKYLLEMKSLILPPEHILKRGDSEAIAYAFFHLQHWKRVEGALNLLHCTWEGSESFRMIPYPLEKGHLFYPYPICTETADRELLPTVFHEVSVYPKKELPFFILFTAGLCSFTAMLALLTHQFPELMGVFAKAFLSTLFAPLNFIMEKVESILPSSLWHQLTRI, via the exons ATGTTCGGCACAGAGTCCTCAT TAAGCATGTTCCTCAACACTCTGACGCCCAAGTTCTACGTGGCTCTGACGGGAACCTCCTCCCTCATCTCAGGACTCATATTG ATATTTGAGTGGTGGTATTTCAGGAAGTATGGGACCTCCTTCATAGAGCAGGTGTCTGTGAGCCACctgcgccccctgctgggcggGGTGGACAGCAGCACCCCCAGCAGCGCCAACACCAGCAACGGGGAGGCCGATTCCAGCCGACAGAGCGTGTCCG AATGTAAAGTGTGGAGAAATCCTCTGAATTTATTCCGTGGAGCCGAATACAATCG GTACACGTGGGTGACGGGTCGAGAGCCGCTGACCTACTACGACATGAACCTCTCGGCACAAGACCACCAGACCTTCTTCACCTGCGACTCGGACCACCTGCGGCCCGCCGACGCCA TCATGCAGAAGGCCTGGAGAGAGAGGAACCCGCAGGCTCGCATCTCCGCCGCCCACGAGGctctggagctggagga ctgtgcCACGGCGTTCATCCTGCTGGCGGAGGAAGAGGCCACGACCATCATGGAGGCCGAGCGTCTCTTCAAGCAGGCGCTGAAGGCCGGAGACGTTTGCTACCGCCGcagccagcagctgcagcaccacGGCACGCAGTACGAGGCCCAgcaca GAAGAGACACCAACGTGTTGGTATACATAAAGAGGAGACTGGCCATGTGCTCCAGAAAGCTGGGCCGCACACGAGAAGCTGTTAAAATGATGAGAGat TTAATGAAGGAGTTCCCTCTCCTCAGTATGTTCAACATCCACGAGAACCTGCTGGAGTCACTGCTGGAGCTCCAGAACTACGCCGACGTCCAGGCCGTTCTGGCCAAGTACGACG ATATTAGCTTACCCAAATCCGCCACCATCTGCTACACAGCCGCCCTGCTCAAAGCCAGAGCGGTGTCAGACAA attctCTCCAGAAGCAGCATCCAGACGGGGGCTGAGCACAGCAGAGATGAACGCAGTAGAAGCCATCCACAGAGCGGTGGAGTTCAACCCCCACGTGCCCaaa taTCTGCTGGAGATGAAGAGTCTGATTCTTCCTCCAGAACACATCCTGAAGAGGGGAGACAGCGAGGCCATCGCCTACGCCTTCTTCCACCTGCAGCACTggaagagggtggagggggcgCTCAACCTGCTGCACTGCACCTGGGAGGGCAGtgagt cgttcAGAATGATCCCGTATCCTCTGGAGAAAGGTCACCTGTTCTATCCGTACCCCATCTGCACAGAGACAGCAGACAGGGAGCTGCTACCCA CAGTGTTTCACGAGGTGTCGGTCTACCCCAAGAAGGAGCTgcccttcttcatcctcttcacagcCGGACTCTGCTCCTTCACCGCCATGCTGGCTCTGCTCACACACCAGTTCCCCGAGCTCATGGGAGTGTTCGCCAAAGCT tTCCTCAGCACGCTGTTCGCTCCTCTCAACTTCATcatggagaaggtggagagcaTCCTGCCGTCCAGCCTCTGGCACCAACTGACCCGCATCTGA
- the LOC119196656 gene encoding suppressor of tumorigenicity 7 protein homolog isoform X3 has translation MFGTESSLSMFLNTLTPKFYVALTGTSSLISGLILIFEWWYFRKYGTSFIEQVSVSHLRPLLGGVDSSTPSSANTSNGEADSSRQSVSECKVWRNPLNLFRGAEYNRYTWVTGREPLTYYDMNLSAQDHQTFFTCDSDHLRPADAIMQKAWRERNPQARISAAHEALELEDCATAFILLAEEEATTIMEAERLFKQALKAGDVCYRRSQQLQHHGTQYEAQHRRDTNVLVYIKRRLAMCSRKLGRTREAVKMMRDLCVFQLMKEFPLLSMFNIHENLLESLLELQNYADVQAVLAKYDDISLPKSATICYTAALLKARAVSDKFSPEAASRRGLSTAEMNAVEAIHRAVEFNPHVPKYLLEMKSLILPPEHILKRGDSEAIAYAFFHLQHWKRVEGALNLLHCTWEGTFRMIPYPLEKGHLFYPYPICTETADRELLPTVFHEVSVYPKKELPFFILFTAGLCSFTAMLALLTHQFPELMGVFAKAFLSTLFAPLNFIMEKVESILPSSLWHQLTRI, from the exons ATGTTCGGCACAGAGTCCTCAT TAAGCATGTTCCTCAACACTCTGACGCCCAAGTTCTACGTGGCTCTGACGGGAACCTCCTCCCTCATCTCAGGACTCATATTG ATATTTGAGTGGTGGTATTTCAGGAAGTATGGGACCTCCTTCATAGAGCAGGTGTCTGTGAGCCACctgcgccccctgctgggcggGGTGGACAGCAGCACCCCCAGCAGCGCCAACACCAGCAACGGGGAGGCCGATTCCAGCCGACAGAGCGTGTCCG AATGTAAAGTGTGGAGAAATCCTCTGAATTTATTCCGTGGAGCCGAATACAATCG GTACACGTGGGTGACGGGTCGAGAGCCGCTGACCTACTACGACATGAACCTCTCGGCACAAGACCACCAGACCTTCTTCACCTGCGACTCGGACCACCTGCGGCCCGCCGACGCCA TCATGCAGAAGGCCTGGAGAGAGAGGAACCCGCAGGCTCGCATCTCCGCCGCCCACGAGGctctggagctggagga ctgtgcCACGGCGTTCATCCTGCTGGCGGAGGAAGAGGCCACGACCATCATGGAGGCCGAGCGTCTCTTCAAGCAGGCGCTGAAGGCCGGAGACGTTTGCTACCGCCGcagccagcagctgcagcaccacGGCACGCAGTACGAGGCCCAgcaca GAAGAGACACCAACGTGTTGGTATACATAAAGAGGAGACTGGCCATGTGCTCCAGAAAGCTGGGCCGCACACGAGAAGCTGTTAAAATGATGAGAGat ttgtgtgttttccagTTAATGAAGGAGTTCCCTCTCCTCAGTATGTTCAACATCCACGAGAACCTGCTGGAGTCACTGCTGGAGCTCCAGAACTACGCCGACGTCCAGGCCGTTCTGGCCAAGTACGACG ATATTAGCTTACCCAAATCCGCCACCATCTGCTACACAGCCGCCCTGCTCAAAGCCAGAGCGGTGTCAGACAA attctCTCCAGAAGCAGCATCCAGACGGGGGCTGAGCACAGCAGAGATGAACGCAGTAGAAGCCATCCACAGAGCGGTGGAGTTCAACCCCCACGTGCCCaaa taTCTGCTGGAGATGAAGAGTCTGATTCTTCCTCCAGAACACATCCTGAAGAGGGGAGACAGCGAGGCCATCGCCTACGCCTTCTTCCACCTGCAGCACTggaagagggtggagggggcgCTCAACCTGCTGCACTGCACCTGGGAGGGCA cgttcAGAATGATCCCGTATCCTCTGGAGAAAGGTCACCTGTTCTATCCGTACCCCATCTGCACAGAGACAGCAGACAGGGAGCTGCTACCCA CAGTGTTTCACGAGGTGTCGGTCTACCCCAAGAAGGAGCTgcccttcttcatcctcttcacagcCGGACTCTGCTCCTTCACCGCCATGCTGGCTCTGCTCACACACCAGTTCCCCGAGCTCATGGGAGTGTTCGCCAAAGCT tTCCTCAGCACGCTGTTCGCTCCTCTCAACTTCATcatggagaaggtggagagcaTCCTGCCGTCCAGCCTCTGGCACCAACTGACCCGCATCTGA
- the LOC119196656 gene encoding suppressor of tumorigenicity 7 protein homolog isoform X2 has product MFGTESSLSMFLNTLTPKFYVALTGTSSLISGLILIFEWWYFRKYGTSFIEQVSVSHLRPLLGGVDSSTPSSANTSNGEADSSRQSVSECKVWRNPLNLFRGAEYNRYTWVTGREPLTYYDMNLSAQDHQTFFTCDSDHLRPADAIMQKAWRERNPQARISAAHEALELEDCATAFILLAEEEATTIMEAERLFKQALKAGDVCYRRSQQLQHHGTQYEAQHRRDTNVLVYIKRRLAMCSRKLGRTREAVKMMRDLCVFQLMKEFPLLSMFNIHENLLESLLELQNYADVQAVLAKYDDISLPKSATICYTAALLKARAVSDKFSPEAASRRGLSTAEMNAVEAIHRAVEFNPHVPKYLLEMKSLILPPEHILKRGDSEAIAYAFFHLQHWKRVEGALNLLHCTWEGSESFRMIPYPLEKGHLFYPYPICTETADRELLPMFHEVSVYPKKELPFFILFTAGLCSFTAMLALLTHQFPELMGVFAKAFLSTLFAPLNFIMEKVESILPSSLWHQLTRI; this is encoded by the exons ATGTTCGGCACAGAGTCCTCAT TAAGCATGTTCCTCAACACTCTGACGCCCAAGTTCTACGTGGCTCTGACGGGAACCTCCTCCCTCATCTCAGGACTCATATTG ATATTTGAGTGGTGGTATTTCAGGAAGTATGGGACCTCCTTCATAGAGCAGGTGTCTGTGAGCCACctgcgccccctgctgggcggGGTGGACAGCAGCACCCCCAGCAGCGCCAACACCAGCAACGGGGAGGCCGATTCCAGCCGACAGAGCGTGTCCG AATGTAAAGTGTGGAGAAATCCTCTGAATTTATTCCGTGGAGCCGAATACAATCG GTACACGTGGGTGACGGGTCGAGAGCCGCTGACCTACTACGACATGAACCTCTCGGCACAAGACCACCAGACCTTCTTCACCTGCGACTCGGACCACCTGCGGCCCGCCGACGCCA TCATGCAGAAGGCCTGGAGAGAGAGGAACCCGCAGGCTCGCATCTCCGCCGCCCACGAGGctctggagctggagga ctgtgcCACGGCGTTCATCCTGCTGGCGGAGGAAGAGGCCACGACCATCATGGAGGCCGAGCGTCTCTTCAAGCAGGCGCTGAAGGCCGGAGACGTTTGCTACCGCCGcagccagcagctgcagcaccacGGCACGCAGTACGAGGCCCAgcaca GAAGAGACACCAACGTGTTGGTATACATAAAGAGGAGACTGGCCATGTGCTCCAGAAAGCTGGGCCGCACACGAGAAGCTGTTAAAATGATGAGAGat ttgtgtgttttccagTTAATGAAGGAGTTCCCTCTCCTCAGTATGTTCAACATCCACGAGAACCTGCTGGAGTCACTGCTGGAGCTCCAGAACTACGCCGACGTCCAGGCCGTTCTGGCCAAGTACGACG ATATTAGCTTACCCAAATCCGCCACCATCTGCTACACAGCCGCCCTGCTCAAAGCCAGAGCGGTGTCAGACAA attctCTCCAGAAGCAGCATCCAGACGGGGGCTGAGCACAGCAGAGATGAACGCAGTAGAAGCCATCCACAGAGCGGTGGAGTTCAACCCCCACGTGCCCaaa taTCTGCTGGAGATGAAGAGTCTGATTCTTCCTCCAGAACACATCCTGAAGAGGGGAGACAGCGAGGCCATCGCCTACGCCTTCTTCCACCTGCAGCACTggaagagggtggagggggcgCTCAACCTGCTGCACTGCACCTGGGAGGGCAGtgagt cgttcAGAATGATCCCGTATCCTCTGGAGAAAGGTCACCTGTTCTATCCGTACCCCATCTGCACAGAGACAGCAGACAGGGAGCTGCTACCCA TGTTTCACGAGGTGTCGGTCTACCCCAAGAAGGAGCTgcccttcttcatcctcttcacagcCGGACTCTGCTCCTTCACCGCCATGCTGGCTCTGCTCACACACCAGTTCCCCGAGCTCATGGGAGTGTTCGCCAAAGCT tTCCTCAGCACGCTGTTCGCTCCTCTCAACTTCATcatggagaaggtggagagcaTCCTGCCGTCCAGCCTCTGGCACCAACTGACCCGCATCTGA
- the LOC119196656 gene encoding suppressor of tumorigenicity 7 protein homolog isoform X7: MFGTESSLSMFLNTLTPKFYVALTGTSSLISGLILIFEWWYFRKYGTSFIEQVSVSHLRPLLGGVDSSTPSSANTSNGEADSSRQSVSECKVWRNPLNLFRGAEYNRYTWVTGREPLTYYDMNLSAQDHQTFFTCDSDHLRPADAIMQKAWRERNPQARISAAHEALELEDCATAFILLAEEEATTIMEAERLFKQALKAGDVCYRRSQQLQHHGTQYEAQHRRDTNVLVYIKRRLAMCSRKLGRTREAVKMMRDLMKEFPLLSMFNIHENLLESLLELQNYADVQAVLAKYDDISLPKSATICYTAALLKARAVSDKFSPEAASRRGLSTAEMNAVEAIHRAVEFNPHVPKYLLEMKSLILPPEHILKRGDSEAIAYAFFHLQHWKRVEGALNLLHCTWEGTFRMIPYPLEKGHLFYPYPICTETADRELLPTVFHEVSVYPKKELPFFILFTAGLCSFTAMLALLTHQFPELMGVFAKAFLSTLFAPLNFIMEKVESILPSSLWHQLTRI; the protein is encoded by the exons ATGTTCGGCACAGAGTCCTCAT TAAGCATGTTCCTCAACACTCTGACGCCCAAGTTCTACGTGGCTCTGACGGGAACCTCCTCCCTCATCTCAGGACTCATATTG ATATTTGAGTGGTGGTATTTCAGGAAGTATGGGACCTCCTTCATAGAGCAGGTGTCTGTGAGCCACctgcgccccctgctgggcggGGTGGACAGCAGCACCCCCAGCAGCGCCAACACCAGCAACGGGGAGGCCGATTCCAGCCGACAGAGCGTGTCCG AATGTAAAGTGTGGAGAAATCCTCTGAATTTATTCCGTGGAGCCGAATACAATCG GTACACGTGGGTGACGGGTCGAGAGCCGCTGACCTACTACGACATGAACCTCTCGGCACAAGACCACCAGACCTTCTTCACCTGCGACTCGGACCACCTGCGGCCCGCCGACGCCA TCATGCAGAAGGCCTGGAGAGAGAGGAACCCGCAGGCTCGCATCTCCGCCGCCCACGAGGctctggagctggagga ctgtgcCACGGCGTTCATCCTGCTGGCGGAGGAAGAGGCCACGACCATCATGGAGGCCGAGCGTCTCTTCAAGCAGGCGCTGAAGGCCGGAGACGTTTGCTACCGCCGcagccagcagctgcagcaccacGGCACGCAGTACGAGGCCCAgcaca GAAGAGACACCAACGTGTTGGTATACATAAAGAGGAGACTGGCCATGTGCTCCAGAAAGCTGGGCCGCACACGAGAAGCTGTTAAAATGATGAGAGat TTAATGAAGGAGTTCCCTCTCCTCAGTATGTTCAACATCCACGAGAACCTGCTGGAGTCACTGCTGGAGCTCCAGAACTACGCCGACGTCCAGGCCGTTCTGGCCAAGTACGACG ATATTAGCTTACCCAAATCCGCCACCATCTGCTACACAGCCGCCCTGCTCAAAGCCAGAGCGGTGTCAGACAA attctCTCCAGAAGCAGCATCCAGACGGGGGCTGAGCACAGCAGAGATGAACGCAGTAGAAGCCATCCACAGAGCGGTGGAGTTCAACCCCCACGTGCCCaaa taTCTGCTGGAGATGAAGAGTCTGATTCTTCCTCCAGAACACATCCTGAAGAGGGGAGACAGCGAGGCCATCGCCTACGCCTTCTTCCACCTGCAGCACTggaagagggtggagggggcgCTCAACCTGCTGCACTGCACCTGGGAGGGCA cgttcAGAATGATCCCGTATCCTCTGGAGAAAGGTCACCTGTTCTATCCGTACCCCATCTGCACAGAGACAGCAGACAGGGAGCTGCTACCCA CAGTGTTTCACGAGGTGTCGGTCTACCCCAAGAAGGAGCTgcccttcttcatcctcttcacagcCGGACTCTGCTCCTTCACCGCCATGCTGGCTCTGCTCACACACCAGTTCCCCGAGCTCATGGGAGTGTTCGCCAAAGCT tTCCTCAGCACGCTGTTCGCTCCTCTCAACTTCATcatggagaaggtggagagcaTCCTGCCGTCCAGCCTCTGGCACCAACTGACCCGCATCTGA